In a single window of the Bacteroidota bacterium genome:
- a CDS encoding DUF1800 domain-containing protein yields MTFDQSAQTPSTFSLSPYSGPWTEAEAAHLLRRTLFGPTYQQIQDAVAAGMNATLSTLLTIPPLNPPVAWDSDEAVVPQGQTWVNSVYPSGDTQPTENARKRSLVTWLMERINTEQVSIAEKMCLFWQNHFACEAAFDSRATYNYLMLIRQHALGNFKQLVKDMTIDPTMLLFLDGNTNTVNNPNENYSRELLELYTIGKGLQVSTGDYTTYTEGDVAEGAKILTGWKIEGLRSDTITSPYAVFVTNRHDQTNKTLSARLGNAVITANGAQEYSDYIDVIFAQPNFAEYICKKIYRYFVNFDLTPTVMSDVIADMAQTLVSNNFNVLPVIQQLLSSAHFYDMAVRGSIIRSPLEMFFGMYNATGSVPGYDLETNHKIWLRIHWSADAAGQDYLAPPNVGGWPAYYQAPSFSRLWVSSSNLKLRFDFAAWQTSWGGFTVNGNPFGVDVLNYLANLPQPDDPVAIVEHSCVVFCPKPVPQLDKLVLKTILCNGLPDFEWTVQYNDYVANPGDPVYSDPVRRQLAYMLTRLFKFPQFQTF; encoded by the coding sequence ATGACTTTTGACCAGTCGGCACAAACGCCCTCTACATTCAGCCTTTCGCCCTACTCGGGGCCGTGGACAGAGGCTGAAGCCGCTCACCTGCTTCGCCGCACCCTGTTTGGCCCTACTTACCAGCAAATACAGGATGCCGTGGCCGCCGGAATGAATGCCACACTGAGTACGCTCCTCACCATTCCGCCGCTCAATCCGCCTGTAGCGTGGGACAGCGACGAAGCTGTGGTGCCGCAGGGACAAACATGGGTAAACAGCGTATATCCAAGCGGCGACACACAGCCTACAGAGAATGCCCGCAAACGTTCGCTGGTTACCTGGCTCATGGAGCGCATCAATACCGAGCAGGTGAGTATTGCGGAAAAAATGTGCCTGTTCTGGCAAAATCACTTTGCCTGCGAAGCCGCATTCGACTCGCGCGCTACCTACAATTACCTCATGCTGATACGCCAGCATGCACTCGGCAATTTCAAGCAACTGGTGAAAGACATGACCATTGATCCCACCATGCTGCTTTTTCTCGATGGCAATACAAACACTGTAAACAACCCCAACGAAAACTACTCGCGCGAGCTGCTTGAGCTTTACACCATTGGCAAAGGCCTTCAGGTAAGCACCGGCGACTACACCACTTACACCGAAGGCGATGTGGCCGAAGGCGCTAAAATTCTTACCGGCTGGAAAATAGAAGGCTTGCGCAGCGATACAATTACTTCGCCCTATGCCGTTTTTGTAACCAACCGCCACGACCAGACCAATAAAACACTTTCGGCGCGTTTGGGTAATGCGGTAATTACAGCCAACGGCGCTCAGGAATACAGCGATTACATTGACGTAATTTTTGCACAGCCGAATTTTGCCGAATACATCTGCAAAAAAATTTACCGCTATTTCGTCAACTTCGATCTCACGCCCACCGTGATGAGCGATGTAATTGCCGACATGGCACAAACACTGGTGAGCAACAATTTCAATGTACTTCCGGTGATTCAGCAGTTGCTGAGCAGTGCACATTTTTACGACATGGCTGTGCGCGGCTCCATCATACGCAGCCCGCTCGAAATGTTTTTTGGCATGTACAACGCCACCGGTTCGGTGCCCGGCTACGATCTTGAAACCAACCATAAAATCTGGCTGCGCATTCATTGGTCGGCCGATGCGGCGGGGCAGGATTACCTTGCTCCGCCAAACGTGGGCGGCTGGCCGGCTTACTATCAGGCGCCTTCGTTTTCGCGGCTTTGGGTGAGTTCGAGCAACCTCAAACTGCGTTTCGACTTTGCGGCCTGGCAAACTTCGTGGGGCGGATTTACAGTAAACGGAAATCCGTTTGGCGTGGATGTGCTCAACTACTTAGCCAACCTCCCGCAGCCCGACGATCCGGTGGCCATTGTGGAACACAGCTGCGTGGTGTTTTGTCCCAAGCCCGTGCCGCAGTTAGATAAACTCGTACTCAAAACCATACTTTGCAACGGCCTGCCCGACTTTGAGTGGACCGTGCAATACAACGATTACGTAGCCAATCCGGGCGATCCGGTTTACTCCGATCCGGTGCGGCGGCAGCTGGCATATATGCTCACACGCCTGTTTAAATTCCCGCAATTCCAAACCTTCTGA
- a CDS encoding DUF1501 domain-containing protein yields the protein MTMKRSDFIRLMSVGSLALPSVMKGMKVQPVMQPLFTTSVNAQDRVLVLIRLNGGNDGLNTLIPLDQYAHLAIQRPNVVLPESSLLKITDTLAFHPAMTGMEYLFDTGRVGIVQNVGYPEQNRSHFRSMDIWSTGMLDAAATTGWMGRYFDANWPGFPTAYPNADQPDPFAITMGYEVSSTCQGLMANFSHAITDPFESYNLDPAGIVNDGTYYGSHMEFLATLIDQTNAYGQQIYNSANAGNSLSNLYDPDNELAVQLRYIAQMISGGLKTKVYIVNINGFDTHDSQVTENDSTVGEHATLLKTLSDAIRAFMDDIRLLGLEDRVAGMTFSEFGRQIASNYSLGTDHGDAAPLFLFGNCLNNSVLGHNPAIPDQITEQAGLPMAIDFRDVYASMLKDWFEVDVNQIQSFFEHQVTFYPLMGNCNRGTVNENGDAVVLVYPNPCAQYATIRFDCQNEWVRVELLDLNARLIQVLIDGNLSSGMHNVPVELERLAVGEYIVRVRKESGVLSTKMIRVKAV from the coding sequence ATGACAATGAAACGAAGTGATTTTATCAGGCTGATGTCAGTGGGTTCGCTGGCATTGCCTTCGGTAATGAAAGGCATGAAAGTGCAGCCGGTAATGCAGCCGTTGTTTACCACCTCGGTAAATGCACAGGACCGGGTGCTTGTGCTGATACGGCTGAATGGCGGAAACGACGGACTCAATACACTCATTCCGCTCGATCAGTATGCACACCTTGCCATACAGCGCCCCAATGTGGTGCTGCCCGAATCATCGCTGCTGAAAATTACCGACACACTGGCTTTTCATCCGGCAATGACCGGCATGGAATATCTGTTTGATACCGGCCGTGTGGGCATTGTACAAAATGTAGGTTATCCCGAACAAAACCGCTCACACTTCCGCTCCATGGACATCTGGTCAACCGGCATGCTGGATGCGGCAGCTACCACAGGCTGGATGGGCCGTTACTTCGATGCCAACTGGCCCGGCTTCCCTACTGCCTATCCCAATGCCGACCAGCCCGACCCGTTTGCGATTACGATGGGTTACGAAGTATCGTCAACCTGCCAGGGGCTGATGGCCAATTTCTCGCATGCCATTACCGATCCGTTTGAGTCGTACAACCTCGATCCGGCCGGCATTGTAAACGATGGTACGTATTACGGCTCGCACATGGAGTTTCTGGCTACACTCATTGACCAGACCAATGCTTACGGCCAGCAGATTTACAATTCGGCCAACGCCGGAAATTCGCTGAGCAACCTGTACGACCCTGACAACGAGCTGGCCGTGCAACTCCGCTACATTGCACAAATGATTTCGGGCGGACTGAAAACCAAAGTGTATATCGTAAACATAAACGGTTTTGATACGCACGATTCGCAGGTAACAGAAAACGATAGTACTGTGGGCGAACATGCCACCCTGCTCAAAACCTTGTCTGACGCTATACGCGCGTTTATGGACGATATACGTTTGCTTGGTCTCGAAGACCGTGTGGCCGGCATGACGTTCTCCGAATTCGGGCGGCAGATTGCATCCAACTACAGCCTCGGCACCGATCACGGCGATGCGGCTCCGCTATTCCTTTTCGGAAACTGTTTAAATAATTCAGTACTCGGCCACAACCCCGCAATCCCCGACCAGATTACCGAGCAGGCCGGACTGCCCATGGCCATTGATTTCCGCGATGTATATGCATCCATGCTCAAAGACTGGTTTGAAGTGGATGTAAATCAGATACAAAGTTTCTTTGAGCATCAGGTTACATTTTATCCGCTCATGGGCAACTGCAACCGTGGCACGGTAAACGAAAACGGCGATGCGGTTGTACTTGTGTATCCCAATCCCTGCGCACAATACGCCACCATCCGTTTCGACTGCCAAAACGAATGGGTACGCGTGGAACTGCTCGATCTCAATGCAAGACTCATTCAGGTGCTGATTGACGGTAACCTCAGCAGCGGCATGCACAACGTACCGGTAGAACTTGAACGGCT
- a CDS encoding methylated-DNA--[protein]-cysteine S-methyltransferase, protein MENILIQHYKTPVGELILGSFQNQLCLADWRYRKMRTSVDERIQSKLNAVYAEGESDVLNETRKQLEAYFSGTLRSFDLPLLLAGTEFQQRVWQALCKVSYGTTSTYLALSEQLGNRDAIRAVASANGANAISIIVPCHRIIGSNGELVGYAGGLPAKQKLLELEGAKAVALNAAQTALQF, encoded by the coding sequence ATGGAAAATATCCTCATTCAGCATTACAAAACACCGGTTGGCGAACTCATACTCGGCAGCTTTCAAAACCAGCTTTGTCTGGCCGACTGGCGCTACCGCAAAATGCGCACATCAGTTGACGAGCGCATACAAAGCAAACTGAATGCCGTTTACGCAGAAGGCGAAAGCGATGTACTGAATGAAACACGCAAACAGCTTGAGGCTTATTTCTCAGGCACACTGCGCAGTTTTGATCTCCCGCTTTTACTTGCAGGCACTGAATTTCAGCAGCGCGTGTGGCAGGCGCTGTGCAAGGTAAGTTACGGCACTACATCAACCTACCTTGCCCTTTCTGAACAGCTTGGCAACCGTGATGCGATACGCGCAGTAGCTTCGGCAAACGGCGCCAATGCCATTTCAATTATTGTACCCTGCCATCGCATTATCGGCAGTAATGGCGAGCTGGTGGGCTATGCGGGAGGACTTCCCGCCAAACAGAAGCTGCTTGAACTTGAAGGCGCTAAAGCTGTGGCGCTGAATGCTGCACAAACTGCATTGCAGTTTTAA
- a CDS encoding formate--tetrahydrofolate ligase: MPLTAPLTDLEIAQSATIQPINRIAEKLGIDTELLEHYGKYKAKLPLSLIDNSKMVNGKLILVTAINPTPAGEGKTTVSIGLTEGLNHIGKKAVAVLREPSLGPVFGMKGGAAGGGYSQVIPMEDINLHFTGDFNAVEKANNLLAALIDNNIQSKTRSLNIDPRTVVWKRVMDMNDRALRQIIVGLGGTANGVPRQDGFNITPASEVMAILCLAESFDDLKNKLGNIFVGFTYDKKPVYARDLKAEGAMAILLKDAIKPNLVQTLEGNAAILHGGPFANIAQGTNTLLATRMGLSLGDYAVTEAGFGADLGAEKFMNIKCGYGNLAPAAIVLVATIRALRHHGGARKEEYNTASVERVGAGFANLEKHIENCRKFGITPVVALNRFASDSAEEIALVVERCAALGVKAVECACWAQGGEGSAALAQAVVENIEAGGNTFKRLYNWQSSTEEKIATIATEIYGASEVEYTSSARASLRTIRELGLDSLPVCMAKTQKSFSDDETKTGRPENFSITVREFEFAAGAGFVIPIIGDMMRMPGLPATPASEGMDIDAGGKITGLS, encoded by the coding sequence ATGCCGCTCACCGCTCCCCTCACCGACCTCGAAATTGCCCAGTCAGCCACGATACAACCCATCAACCGCATTGCAGAAAAACTCGGTATTGATACCGAACTGCTTGAACACTACGGAAAATACAAAGCCAAACTGCCGCTTTCGCTTATTGATAATTCGAAGATGGTAAACGGCAAACTCATTCTGGTTACGGCCATTAATCCTACGCCGGCGGGTGAAGGGAAAACAACCGTATCAATCGGACTTACCGAAGGATTGAACCACATTGGCAAAAAGGCAGTTGCGGTATTGCGCGAGCCTTCGCTGGGGCCTGTGTTTGGTATGAAAGGCGGCGCGGCGGGAGGCGGTTACTCGCAGGTGATTCCGATGGAAGATATTAACCTGCATTTTACCGGCGATTTTAATGCAGTGGAGAAGGCCAACAATTTGCTGGCTGCGTTAATCGACAACAACATTCAAAGCAAAACGCGCAGCCTGAATATTGATCCGCGCACGGTGGTGTGGAAACGGGTAATGGATATGAACGACCGCGCGCTGCGACAGATTATTGTGGGGCTTGGCGGTACGGCAAACGGAGTGCCGCGGCAGGATGGTTTCAACATTACACCGGCCTCGGAAGTAATGGCGATTTTGTGTCTGGCCGAAAGCTTTGACGATTTGAAAAATAAGCTCGGCAATATCTTCGTAGGCTTTACCTACGACAAAAAACCGGTGTATGCGCGCGATCTGAAGGCCGAAGGGGCAATGGCCATTTTGCTGAAAGACGCCATTAAGCCCAACCTGGTGCAAACGCTCGAAGGCAACGCGGCTATTTTGCATGGTGGTCCGTTTGCAAATATTGCGCAGGGCACAAACACACTGCTGGCCACGCGTATGGGTCTTTCGCTGGGCGATTATGCCGTAACCGAAGCGGGTTTTGGTGCTGATCTTGGTGCCGAGAAGTTTATGAATATCAAGTGCGGTTATGGTAATCTGGCGCCCGCTGCCATTGTGCTGGTGGCTACCATACGCGCATTGCGGCATCACGGCGGCGCGCGCAAAGAGGAATACAATACAGCTTCTGTGGAACGTGTGGGTGCCGGCTTTGCCAACCTTGAAAAACATATTGAAAACTGCCGCAAGTTTGGAATTACGCCCGTGGTGGCACTCAACCGTTTTGCCAGCGACAGTGCCGAAGAAATTGCACTGGTGGTTGAGCGTTGTGCGGCACTGGGCGTGAAAGCCGTGGAATGCGCATGCTGGGCACAGGGCGGCGAAGGCAGCGCAGCACTTGCACAGGCGGTGGTCGAAAACATTGAAGCCGGCGGCAATACATTTAAGCGTCTTTACAACTGGCAAAGCAGCACCGAAGAAAAAATAGCCACCATTGCCACCGAAATTTACGGCGCTTCAGAAGTAGAATACACCAGCAGTGCCAGGGCATCGCTGCGCACCATACGCGAACTTGGTCTTGATAGCCTGCCGGTGTGCATGGCCAAAACACAGAAATCATTTTCCGACGATGAAACCAAAACCGGAAGGCCGGAGAATTTCAGCATTACTGTACGCGAATTTGAATTTGCGGCCGGCGCCGGTTTTGTGATTCCCATTATTGGCGATATGATGCGCATGCCCGGACTGCCCGCCACGCCTGCATCAGAAGGAATGGACATTGACGCAGGCGGAAAAATTACGGGGCTTTCGTAA
- a CDS encoding S8 family serine peptidase — MKKAEPRKHYHYFIGGRKGHKVQVTESEQHLIIGGRFDTLEACIQGTESKKLLQSFYLVDALPESNTFILRVRSALPEKAIEIRNKARALFPNEKGNQIRFAGRLYTDSLSNRPAVYTQAFFIKFHHAVSRERCLQLLKRHDLKVAHTFRFAENAFYVKPSTGRQHRASWIFRKAGQMLELPEVECGHPEIIRVKGWRATMSRRWHLEEVRVGKRKLNAHVSATEVHKQGITGKGTTIAIIDDGVDIYHPELRGKVVHPYNVMDRSTDVIAEDISLGHGTCCAGVALAAGRKHVKGVAPGAMLMPIRCEANLGSVEEVMAIEWAVKKGADIISCSWGAEDGRWYNTEDPLHNEITLLPDMMRLVVQYAVQKGRKGKGCVITWAAGNGNEPADNDGYASNENVITVAACNDRSLRSIYSDYGKSIWCCFPSSDFGNRLLEHPNPITTGIWTTDRRGKAGDNKRGDYTATFGGTSSACPGVAGVCALMLEANPRLTAQELKEIIRHTCDKIDTDHGHYDRHGHSHWYGYGRINAARAVEAARQKAHQKLPVN, encoded by the coding sequence ATGAAAAAAGCAGAACCGCGTAAGCATTATCATTATTTTATCGGTGGCCGGAAAGGACATAAAGTACAGGTAACCGAAAGTGAGCAGCACCTGATTATCGGCGGTCGTTTTGATACGCTGGAAGCCTGCATACAAGGAACCGAATCGAAAAAGCTGCTGCAATCGTTTTACCTTGTTGATGCGCTGCCGGAATCGAACACGTTTATTTTGCGCGTGCGCAGCGCATTGCCCGAAAAAGCAATTGAGATACGCAATAAAGCGCGCGCACTTTTCCCGAACGAAAAAGGCAATCAAATACGCTTTGCAGGCCGTTTATATACCGACAGTCTTTCGAACCGGCCGGCAGTTTATACACAGGCATTTTTCATTAAGTTTCATCATGCCGTGAGCCGCGAACGTTGCCTGCAATTACTCAAACGGCACGATCTGAAAGTAGCACATACCTTCCGGTTTGCAGAGAATGCATTTTACGTCAAGCCTTCAACCGGCCGCCAGCACAGGGCATCATGGATATTCCGCAAAGCCGGGCAAATGCTTGAGTTGCCTGAGGTTGAATGCGGCCACCCCGAAATTATCCGCGTAAAAGGCTGGCGCGCTACCATGAGCAGGCGCTGGCATCTGGAAGAAGTACGTGTGGGCAAACGTAAACTGAATGCACACGTTTCGGCTACCGAAGTGCATAAGCAGGGCATTACAGGAAAAGGCACTACCATTGCCATTATCGACGACGGGGTGGATATTTATCACCCTGAACTTCGCGGCAAGGTGGTGCATCCGTACAATGTAATGGACCGCAGCACCGATGTAATTGCCGAAGATATTTCGCTTGGACATGGTACGTGCTGCGCCGGTGTGGCATTGGCTGCAGGCCGCAAACATGTAAAAGGTGTGGCACCGGGGGCAATGCTTATGCCGATCCGCTGCGAGGCGAATCTTGGCTCTGTAGAAGAAGTAATGGCGATTGAATGGGCGGTGAAAAAAGGCGCCGATATTATTTCGTGCAGCTGGGGCGCCGAAGACGGACGCTGGTACAACACCGAAGATCCGCTCCACAACGAAATAACCCTGCTGCCTGATATGATGCGGCTTGTGGTGCAGTATGCAGTGCAGAAAGGCCGGAAAGGCAAAGGCTGCGTGATAACCTGGGCTGCCGGAAACGGCAACGAACCGGCCGATAACGATGGCTACGCCTCGAACGAAAATGTAATTACTGTGGCCGCCTGCAACGACAGAAGCTTACGCAGCATTTACAGCGACTATGGAAAAAGCATCTGGTGCTGTTTCCCCAGCAGCGATTTCGGAAACAGGCTGCTCGAACATCCAAACCCCATCACCACCGGCATCTGGACCACCGACAGGCGCGGTAAAGCGGGCGATAATAAGCGCGGCGACTATACCGCCACCTTCGGCGGCACATCAAGCGCATGCCCCGGTGTGGCCGGTGTGTGCGCACTCATGCTCGAAGCCAATCCGCGTTTAACTGCACAGGAATTGAAAGAAATTATCCGCCACACCTGCGATAAAATTGATACTGACCACGGACACTACGACCGGCACGGACACAGCCACTGGTATGGCTACGGACGCATTAATGCCGCGCGCGCGGTAGAAGCTGCGCGGCAAAAAGCACACCAAAAATTACCTGTAAATTAA